The DNA region TTAACTGTTCAAATAGCAAGAACAACAGCATGTGGAGATAAATGCAACAATTGTAGCGGTGGCTGTGAGAAAAAAGTGATAAATGTTGATCTTATCAATAACTTAGATGTTTCCGTGGGAAATTTGATTGAAATCGAGACGGATACAAGAACAATTATTAAGTCAGCTTTAGTTGTCTATATACTACCCCTAGTTTTTATGTTTTTAGGAATGATACTGGTTAATTATATGCTTGACATCATAGGTAAAGACCCAAGTGAAATCCTTATGCTTCTTGGTGGTATATTTTTCTTGTCAATAAGTCTGTTTGTCATCAAGGCTATTGATCATAAGATTAGTCAAAAGGGAAGTGTATTTAGAATCACAAAAATAATGTAAGGGATGCGTTTAAATTTGTAGTAGCTTTTTGGGAAGTTGTTACGCGCCCCATGTTTCTATAGCTACAAGCTTGTGAGGGCACACGTTAGTCATAAAGATATGCTACTATAAACTATATTTGAAATTAAGGAGGACTATGATGAATACTATTTACAAAGTACAAACGGACAAATCAATCTTTAATGCAAAAAACGATCTGGTAAATAACCTTAAAACAATTGGTTTTGGCGTTCTCTTTGAATTGAACTTTAAAGATAAAGTTGAGGAAAAGGGATTTAAACTAGCAAATAACTTTATTATGATGGATGTATGTAACCCAAGTACGGCAAGTGAGATTCTCACACAGAATATTGAAATGGGCTATATTCT from Petrocella atlantisensis includes:
- a CDS encoding SoxR reducing system RseC family protein, with translation MKQKGYVVDQKGPMLTVQIARTTACGDKCNNCSGGCEKKVINVDLINNLDVSVGNLIEIETDTRTIIKSALVVYILPLVFMFLGMILVNYMLDIIGKDPSEILMLLGGIFFLSISLFVIKAIDHKISQKGSVFRITKIM
- a CDS encoding DUF302 domain-containing protein translates to MMNTIYKVQTDKSIFNAKNDLVNNLKTIGFGVLFELNFKDKVEEKGFKLANNFIMMDVCNPSTASEILTQNIEMGYILPCKVVIYENNDQRYVGLLKPTIMVDLISTEYRKIAQEIEEKMINAINLSA